The window caggcactctgtctaccagatctaatcctttgaatctatttgtcacttctactgtataatcataagggatttaagtttcctctgttcatagttcttcaggcactctgtctaccagatctaatcctctgtctatcagatgtaatcctttgaatctatttttcccttctattgcataatcataagggatttgatttaagctTACATTGCACTTTTCAGTCTGCTGGatgtgttttctctatttttttgaaaaagttttccaGCAATCGCTGAAAGATAAATTTAACATCCCAACCTTCATAGAAAGGAAAAGTTTGCCCCCTGTTACCTGAGATGGAAATGACTGATAAGGAAAAAGGCATTGCTCTCCCATCCAACCCTCTCAGGGGGAAGCTGAATAGAGAAAATGGGGGGAAGATCAATAGACCAGGAATCAGTGAGAAGACTGATTCTTGCTGATTTcagagaatttttatttatgaagCATCTTGTAAAGCATAAAAGAAAAGATCAGCAGCTCATGTTCTGGATTCTTAGCAATGCATGTTGCCATAATGCGAGGGGGAAATGCAAGGAAGGAAGAGCAGAGCCAGCTCTGGACTACGGTCTTGGAGGGATAGAGTTCTCCTCAAAGTGGACAGGAAAGCCATCTCGACAGCGAATAACAATGACTCTGTTTGCTTTGAAGGCTCTGTACCGGCATGGAGGCCGGGTGGACCCTCCTATATGCTTGCAGGTAGTGACCTGGAAGGGAGACCTGCTTCTTCTAAGACCGTCTCTGTAAGGTTCTCCATTACTATCACCACAGATGGCCCTGATGTCATCACTGTTGCCATGAACAAAGGTGTTGGTGTCTTTGCAGGGTCTAGTCATGTTTCGTCTCTCCATCATGGTGTTACAGTATCTGTCATCGTGGCCTGCTGGGCTAGGATCATAGTGCTTCCTTAAAAATCCCCTGTACCCATCATTTTGAGCCAGGGTTTGTGGGGTCAGGACCAGATCCAGCATGAAAACCAAAAACAGGGGGCTCAAGACCATGACCATGTCTTCCAACAAAGGCTCCTGCAAAGGGCAAAAGGAGATTAAGTAGGGCACAGAACAGCATTGCCAAATTAGGACTTTTCTCTCTGACAAGGTATCATGAGTCAGGTATCCTTCATCACTACTTAGtgatattcttttcattttctcgaAAAGGAAATGTTTCATCTTGTCTATTGATTCCTTTGAAAAGTCAA of the Muntiacus reevesi chromosome 7, mMunRee1.1, whole genome shotgun sequence genome contains:
- the LOC136171957 gene encoding angiogenin-2, with translation MRLSLSPGRNPPVPPRTGVALTPALEAGPGGKRLLGEVGRRPNYKKPRTPTLLHPSASLHFSRLDVVVTGKKREPLLEDMVMVLSPLFLVFMLDLVLTPQTLAQNDGYRGFLRKHYDPSPAGHDDRYCNTMMERRNMTRPCKDTNTFVHGNSDDIRAICGDSNGEPYRDGLRRSRSPFQVTTCKHIGGSTRPPCRYRAFKANRVIVIRCRDGFPVHFEENSIPPRP